In Halopelagius inordinatus, a single genomic region encodes these proteins:
- a CDS encoding winged helix-turn-helix transcriptional regulator, with protein MSPEDQYSEEACVVIDSLEQIGSQWRLIVLHDLQDGEKRFNELKRSTDASSRTLSRVLDDLQDLGFVNRRLEEDAPVATFYSLTPKGRSLCPVFDEIEAWADQWLDSPPAGEDPADVADAESTNEDDAESEPATQKAKAEAE; from the coding sequence GTGTCCCCCGAAGACCAATACAGCGAGGAGGCGTGCGTCGTCATCGACTCACTCGAACAGATCGGCTCTCAGTGGCGACTCATCGTCTTGCACGACCTCCAAGACGGGGAGAAGCGGTTCAACGAACTGAAGCGGTCGACGGACGCCAGTTCGCGAACGCTCTCGCGCGTCCTCGACGACCTGCAGGACCTCGGATTCGTCAACCGCAGACTGGAGGAGGACGCGCCCGTGGCGACGTTCTACTCGCTCACGCCGAAGGGACGGTCGCTCTGTCCGGTGTTCGACGAGATAGAGGCGTGGGCCGACCAGTGGTTGGACTCCCCGCCCGCGGGCGAGGACCCGGCCGACGTGGCGGACGCCGAATCGACGAACGAGGACGACGCGGAGAGCGAACCGGCCACGCAGAAGGCGAAAGCCGAAGCCGAGTAG
- a CDS encoding amidohydrolase, which produces MRNELLLSDGTVHVFDDARTRAESVLFRDGRVAAVGTDREARAAASDPEVVELDGRPVLPGFNDAHAHFLSVGIDRLEADLSAAETREAAIELLAEEAEGRPAGEWVVGHNYDESTWPDDEGMLTRAELDAVSDDHPVAAFQIAGHAVGVNGRGLDRLDLSGVERDVRTAGGDPTGLLVEDAAGTVKRATFPSGERAREALGLAGERALELGVTSVQHVSGLTAPADDGSPIQRAFFDAWRDGSLPVRVTFYVHSGKAESLSDLELASGFGDEWLRVGGLKTFSDGALGAHTAKLSYSYPGEPENDGTWTTSPAELERLFGLAAESDQQIATHALGDEAIETVLSLYESFDDDYVRDARLRIEHLELATDDHLERIEEAGIVASMQPNFLQWAGEGGVYERVLGSDARGANNRFRDVLDAGLTLAFGSDTMPMSPLYGIHHAVNASEPSQRLDVAEAVEAYTRGSAYAEFAEDRKGRLEPGMFADAVVLDDCPFENPERIEDIEVDVTVLDGRVAHRRTDA; this is translated from the coding sequence GTGAGAAACGAACTCCTCCTGTCGGACGGCACGGTCCACGTGTTCGATGACGCCCGCACCCGCGCGGAGTCGGTGCTGTTCCGCGACGGGCGCGTCGCCGCCGTCGGCACCGACCGAGAGGCGCGGGCCGCCGCGTCGGACCCGGAGGTGGTCGAACTCGACGGGCGGCCGGTCCTCCCGGGGTTCAACGACGCCCACGCGCACTTCCTGTCTGTCGGCATCGACCGACTCGAAGCCGACCTCTCGGCGGCGGAGACGCGCGAGGCGGCGATAGAACTGCTCGCGGAGGAGGCCGAGGGCCGCCCCGCCGGAGAGTGGGTCGTCGGACACAACTACGACGAGAGCACCTGGCCCGACGACGAGGGCATGCTCACCCGAGCGGAGTTGGACGCCGTCAGCGACGACCATCCCGTCGCGGCGTTCCAAATCGCGGGCCACGCCGTCGGCGTCAACGGACGGGGACTCGACCGACTGGACCTCTCGGGCGTCGAACGCGACGTGCGAACGGCGGGCGGCGACCCGACGGGCCTGCTCGTCGAGGACGCCGCCGGAACGGTCAAGCGAGCGACGTTCCCGTCGGGCGAACGCGCCCGCGAAGCGTTGGGGCTGGCGGGCGAACGCGCCCTCGAACTCGGCGTCACCTCCGTTCAACACGTCTCCGGACTGACCGCGCCCGCCGACGATGGCAGTCCCATCCAGCGCGCGTTCTTCGACGCGTGGCGAGACGGGTCGCTCCCGGTCAGAGTCACCTTCTACGTCCACTCGGGGAAGGCCGAATCGCTCTCCGACCTCGAACTCGCGAGCGGGTTCGGCGACGAGTGGCTCCGCGTCGGCGGCCTCAAGACGTTCTCCGACGGCGCGTTGGGGGCGCACACGGCGAAACTCTCGTACTCGTACCCCGGCGAACCGGAGAACGACGGGACGTGGACGACGAGTCCGGCGGAACTCGAACGCCTGTTCGGACTGGCCGCGGAGTCGGACCAGCAGATAGCGACGCACGCGTTGGGCGACGAGGCCATCGAGACGGTCCTGTCGCTGTACGAGTCGTTCGACGACGACTACGTCCGCGACGCCCGGCTTCGAATCGAACACCTCGAACTCGCGACGGACGACCACCTCGAACGAATCGAGGAGGCGGGTATCGTCGCGAGCATGCAGCCGAACTTCCTCCAGTGGGCCGGGGAAGGCGGCGTCTACGAACGCGTCCTCGGTTCGGACGCCCGCGGCGCGAACAACCGATTTCGGGACGTTCTCGACGCCGGACTCACGCTCGCGTTCGGGAGCGATACGATGCCGATGAGTCCCCTCTACGGGATTCACCACGCGGTCAACGCGTCCGAACCGAGCCAACGACTCGACGTCGCGGAGGCCGTCGAAGCCTACACTCGGGGGTCGGCGTACGCGGAGTTCGCGGAGGACAGAAAGGGGCGTCTCGAACCGGGGATGTTCGCCGACGCCGTCGTCCTCGACGACTGTCCCTTCGAGAACCCCGAGCGAATCGAGGATATCGAAGTGGACGTGACCGTCCTCGACGGACGCGTCGCGCATCGGCGCACCGACGCCTGA
- a CDS encoding CoA-acylating methylmalonate-semialdehyde dehydrogenase has translation MSPKQQAGDAVRNYVGGEWVGVEGAETVAVENPATGETVAETPYSDAEAVDGVVSTAADAFESWRSTPVEERIQPLFRLKSLLEEQIDEIADVVATEHGKTVAEARGELRRGIENVEVACGAPSQMQAGHLDYAAPGIDETASRQAVGVFAAITPFNFPGMIPLWFLPYAVATGNAFVLKPSERTPCTAREILRLVDEAGFPDGVVNLVNGGPETVNALIEHDDVAGVSFVGSTPVAKHVYETAAKNGKRVQAQGGAKNHIVVSDDVNLEFAAEQTVSSAFANSGQRCLANPVAVVHDDVYEEFTDLVVEYAAEMTVGDGRDEDTDMGPLVSADARERVLNYVETGVEEGATLRLDGRDADVPETGHFLGPTVFGDVNPDATIAREEIFGPVLALIRAADFDEALSVVNASEYGNAASLFTERGREARRFRRDAEAGNLGVNVGTAAPMAFFHFGGEKGSFFGDLHAQGDDAFRFYTDETVYIERWPDGE, from the coding sequence ATGAGTCCGAAACAACAGGCCGGCGACGCCGTCCGCAACTACGTCGGCGGTGAGTGGGTCGGTGTCGAGGGCGCGGAGACGGTGGCAGTCGAGAATCCGGCGACCGGCGAAACCGTCGCCGAGACGCCGTACAGCGACGCGGAGGCCGTGGACGGCGTCGTCTCGACGGCCGCAGACGCGTTCGAGTCGTGGCGCTCTACTCCGGTCGAAGAGCGAATCCAGCCGCTGTTCCGCCTGAAGTCGCTGTTAGAGGAGCAGATCGACGAGATAGCCGACGTGGTGGCGACGGAACACGGAAAGACGGTCGCGGAGGCGCGCGGCGAACTCCGTCGCGGCATCGAGAACGTCGAAGTCGCCTGCGGGGCACCCTCGCAGATGCAGGCGGGCCACCTCGACTACGCCGCGCCCGGCATCGACGAGACGGCGTCCCGGCAGGCGGTGGGCGTGTTCGCGGCGATAACGCCGTTCAACTTCCCGGGGATGATTCCGCTCTGGTTCCTCCCCTACGCGGTGGCGACGGGCAACGCGTTCGTCCTCAAACCGAGCGAACGGACGCCGTGTACGGCCCGGGAGATACTCCGCCTCGTCGACGAGGCGGGGTTCCCCGACGGCGTGGTCAACCTCGTCAACGGCGGCCCGGAGACGGTGAACGCCCTCATCGAACACGACGACGTGGCGGGCGTCTCCTTCGTCGGGTCGACTCCGGTCGCAAAGCACGTCTACGAGACTGCGGCGAAAAACGGCAAGCGAGTGCAGGCCCAAGGCGGCGCGAAGAATCACATCGTCGTCTCGGACGACGTGAATCTGGAGTTCGCCGCAGAACAGACCGTCTCCTCGGCGTTCGCGAACAGCGGTCAGCGCTGTCTGGCGAACCCCGTCGCCGTCGTCCACGACGACGTGTACGAGGAGTTCACCGACCTCGTGGTCGAGTACGCCGCCGAGATGACCGTCGGCGACGGACGCGACGAGGACACCGACATGGGACCGTTGGTCTCGGCCGACGCGCGAGAACGCGTCCTGAACTACGTCGAGACGGGCGTAGAGGAGGGCGCGACCCTCCGCTTGGACGGCAGAGACGCGGACGTTCCCGAGACGGGTCACTTCCTCGGACCGACGGTGTTCGGGGACGTGAACCCGGACGCGACCATCGCCCGCGAGGAGATATTCGGCCCGGTGCTCGCACTGATTCGCGCCGCGGACTTCGACGAGGCGCTATCGGTCGTCAACGCGAGCGAGTACGGCAACGCCGCCAGCCTGTTCACAGAACGGGGCCGCGAGGCCCGCCGGTTCCGGCGCGACGCCGAGGCGGGCAACCTCGGGGTGAACGTCGGCACCGCCGCGCCGATGGCGTTCTTCCACTTCGGCGGCGAGAAGGGATCGTTCTTCGGCGACTTACACGCCCAAGGCGACGACGCGTTCCGGTTTTACACCGACGAGACGGTGTACATCGAACGGTGGCCCGACGGGGAGTGA
- a CDS encoding saccharopine dehydrogenase family protein codes for MKVTALGGCGAMGRATSWELATNDDVDELLVADADIDAAEAFAAELPGDVGTAKVDVTDHDELVETVADSDVVANALPYAFNVDVMEACLDADAHYLDLGGLYHKTQEQLEYDEKFDDAGLTAVLGIGASPGLTNVATALGASRLDEVTEIHIRTGAKGGGEGFAYSAKTILDELTMEPVVFEDGEIRSTEPLSGRETYRMPDPVGEVEGFHSIHSELATMPETFPGVEAVDFRVAFSPDLVNICDVLIGLNLTSEETVDYKGVETSPREFLDWHLDRQPKPGAVEEWKSFRIDVHGVEDGESAHYRYSTVVESRLDDWGLKATAVWTGVPMGLAAAVVGQGDALDTGAKPPESVLDPEQFVDELAERDIVIEEEKRAVEAVAD; via the coding sequence ATGAAAGTCACGGCACTCGGCGGGTGCGGCGCGATGGGTCGCGCCACCTCGTGGGAACTCGCGACGAACGACGACGTGGACGAACTGCTCGTCGCCGACGCGGACATCGACGCCGCGGAGGCGTTCGCCGCGGAACTGCCGGGCGACGTGGGAACGGCGAAGGTGGACGTCACGGACCACGACGAACTCGTGGAGACGGTGGCCGACAGCGACGTCGTCGCCAACGCCCTCCCGTACGCGTTCAACGTGGACGTGATGGAGGCGTGTCTCGACGCCGACGCCCACTACCTCGACTTGGGCGGCCTCTACCACAAGACGCAAGAGCAACTGGAGTACGACGAGAAGTTCGACGACGCGGGTCTGACTGCGGTTCTCGGCATCGGCGCGAGTCCGGGACTGACGAACGTCGCCACGGCGTTGGGCGCGAGCAGACTCGACGAAGTCACGGAGATTCACATCCGAACCGGCGCGAAAGGCGGCGGCGAGGGGTTCGCCTACTCGGCGAAGACCATCCTCGACGAACTGACGATGGAACCCGTCGTCTTCGAGGACGGCGAGATTCGCTCGACCGAACCGCTCTCCGGCCGCGAGACGTACCGAATGCCGGACCCCGTCGGCGAAGTCGAGGGGTTCCACAGCATCCACTCGGAACTGGCGACGATGCCCGAGACGTTCCCGGGCGTCGAAGCCGTCGACTTCCGGGTGGCGTTCTCCCCTGACTTGGTGAACATCTGCGACGTGCTCATCGGACTGAATCTCACCAGCGAGGAGACGGTCGACTACAAGGGAGTCGAGACGTCGCCGCGGGAGTTCCTCGACTGGCACCTCGACCGCCAGCCGAAACCCGGCGCGGTCGAAGAGTGGAAATCGTTCCGCATCGACGTTCACGGCGTCGAAGACGGAGAGTCCGCGCATTACCGCTACAGTACCGTCGTCGAGTCGCGTCTCGACGACTGGGGTCTGAAAGCCACCGCCGTCTGGACCGGCGTCCCGATGGGGTTGGCGGCGGCGGTGGTCGGGCAGGGCGATGCACTCGACACCGGCGCGAAACCGCCGGAATCGGTTCTTGACCCCGAACAGTTCGTCGACGAACTCGCCGAACGCGACATCGTCATCGAAGAGGAGAAACGGGCCGTCGAGGCGGTGGCGGACTGA
- a CDS encoding aldehyde dehydrogenase family protein, translating into MRQLYIDGEWVDADATEGIDVVSPVTGETIDTVPQASDSDVAAAVSAATRAQRELEEMTAYERADVLGEVTEYFEEHEDEIARQITEEEGKPLHESYEETEYVIESSDDYAHDAIRLFGDVVPSEHRDRFAYTQREPYGPCAVISPWNFPLEVPGGSIYSAVATANPVVFKPAEETPLTAYHIAEAFDRSSLPDGAFNLVTGDGETGASLVGNRDIRLIAFTGSSAVGQEIAKVAAERNAQCLLEMGGKDPIVVLDDADVDHAAESIVVGSNWNAGQVCCATERVIATEGVHDELVDAIVEKTEELVLGDPFEEGVDVGPMISQRIQRKAVNHLEDAVDKGATVKTGGGTDGLYFEPAVVDDVTEEMDVSSEETFGPVTPVITASSYDEAIEIANRSPYGLQAAVFTDSLERAHDAANRIKAGGVFVNETNNYWERLLPFGGYKESGSGGRYGSKWHLESMTQTKSVMMNYGGGE; encoded by the coding sequence ATGCGACAGCTATACATCGACGGAGAGTGGGTCGACGCCGACGCCACAGAGGGAATCGACGTCGTCTCACCCGTGACCGGCGAGACCATCGACACGGTGCCGCAGGCGTCCGATTCGGACGTCGCCGCGGCCGTCTCGGCCGCGACGCGGGCACAGCGCGAACTGGAGGAGATGACGGCCTACGAACGCGCGGACGTGCTCGGCGAGGTGACCGAGTACTTCGAGGAGCACGAGGACGAAATCGCCCGACAGATAACCGAAGAGGAGGGCAAACCGCTCCACGAGTCCTACGAGGAGACGGAGTACGTCATCGAGTCGAGCGACGACTACGCGCACGACGCCATCCGGCTTTTCGGCGACGTCGTCCCCTCGGAGCACCGCGACCGGTTCGCCTACACCCAGCGCGAACCGTACGGTCCCTGCGCGGTCATCTCGCCGTGGAACTTCCCGCTTGAAGTGCCCGGCGGCAGCATCTACTCCGCCGTCGCGACGGCGAACCCCGTCGTGTTCAAACCGGCCGAGGAGACGCCGCTGACGGCGTACCACATCGCGGAGGCGTTCGACCGGTCGAGTCTCCCCGACGGCGCGTTCAACCTCGTCACCGGAGACGGCGAGACGGGGGCGTCGCTCGTCGGAAACCGAGATATCCGCCTCATCGCCTTCACCGGCAGTAGCGCCGTCGGACAGGAGATAGCCAAAGTCGCCGCCGAACGCAACGCGCAGTGTCTGTTGGAGATGGGCGGGAAAGACCCCATCGTCGTCCTCGACGACGCCGACGTGGACCACGCCGCAGAGAGCATCGTCGTGGGGAGCAACTGGAACGCGGGGCAGGTGTGCTGTGCGACCGAACGCGTCATCGCCACCGAGGGCGTCCACGACGAACTCGTCGACGCCATCGTCGAGAAGACGGAGGAACTCGTCCTCGGTGACCCCTTCGAGGAGGGCGTGGACGTGGGACCGATGATTTCGCAGCGAATCCAACGGAAGGCGGTCAACCACCTCGAAGACGCCGTGGACAAGGGCGCGACGGTGAAGACGGGCGGCGGCACGGACGGCCTCTACTTCGAACCCGCGGTAGTCGACGACGTCACAGAGGAGATGGACGTCTCCTCGGAGGAGACGTTCGGTCCGGTCACGCCCGTCATCACGGCGTCGTCGTACGACGAGGCCATCGAAATCGCGAACCGGTCGCCGTACGGCCTGCAGGCGGCCGTCTTCACCGACTCTCTCGAACGCGCGCACGACGCCGCGAACCGCATCAAAGCGGGCGGCGTGTTCGTAAACGAGACGAACAACTACTGGGAACGACTGCTCCCCTTCGGCGGGTACAAAGAGAGCGGTTCCGGCGGACGGTACGGAAGCAAGTGGCACCTCGAATCTATGACACAGACGAAATCAGTTATGATGAACTACGGAGGCGGCGAATGA
- a CDS encoding aldehyde dehydrogenase family protein has translation MQFTDTLRENHAQARERIDDLEFEAYVGGESRPAASGETFAPRDPAVDEPIADVSRGSAADIDAAVEAAETAANGEWGDLSVAERSNRIRAWVDRLRDDVEELALLETLEVGKPLAHARADVENGLDFFEYYASVALAQEGEYVPTGDDTHAYVRKEPYGVTGQILPWNYPVLLMGWKVGAALAAGNTSVCKPAEQAPLAVIRAAQLSEGILPDGVLNVVPGFGEEAGEPLTVHDGVRKLSFTGSVPVGKSVMRAAADSVTPVTLELGGKNPFVVLPDADVEEAAVTAATGGLYNAGQSCDSASRVIVHEAVKTEFMEHYLAAYDDWEPSDPLSEGAAMGPLAFERHHDTVSEYVDVARAEGATVRRGGGRPTDGELDAGWFYRPTVVDDVTPEMRIAQEEVFGPVQFVLTVDSYEEAIEVANGVDYGLAAGVATGDPSMAHRAAADVEAGSVWVNQYFGTVPGTPFGGFKQSGVGRECARQALDEHVRTKSVNLALDDPPY, from the coding sequence ATGCAATTTACAGACACGCTACGAGAGAATCACGCACAGGCGCGAGAACGAATCGATGACCTCGAATTCGAGGCGTACGTCGGCGGAGAGAGCCGACCCGCGGCGTCCGGCGAGACGTTCGCGCCGCGGGACCCCGCGGTGGACGAACCCATCGCGGACGTGTCCCGCGGTTCGGCCGCCGACATCGACGCCGCCGTCGAGGCGGCGGAGACGGCCGCAAACGGCGAGTGGGGCGACCTGAGCGTCGCGGAGCGGTCGAACCGCATCCGAGCGTGGGTCGATAGACTCCGCGACGACGTCGAGGAACTCGCACTGTTGGAGACACTGGAGGTCGGCAAACCGCTGGCGCACGCCCGCGCGGACGTAGAGAACGGGCTGGACTTCTTCGAGTACTACGCGAGCGTCGCACTCGCCCAAGAGGGCGAGTACGTCCCCACGGGCGACGACACGCACGCGTACGTTCGGAAGGAGCCCTACGGCGTCACCGGGCAGATTCTGCCGTGGAACTACCCGGTTCTCCTGATGGGCTGGAAAGTCGGCGCGGCGCTTGCGGCGGGCAACACCTCCGTCTGCAAACCGGCCGAACAAGCGCCGCTGGCCGTGATTCGAGCCGCACAGCTGTCGGAGGGAATCCTGCCCGACGGCGTCCTCAACGTCGTTCCCGGCTTCGGTGAGGAGGCTGGGGAACCGCTGACCGTCCACGACGGCGTGCGCAAACTGTCCTTCACCGGTTCGGTCCCCGTGGGCAAATCGGTGATGCGCGCGGCGGCCGACTCGGTGACGCCCGTGACGCTGGAACTCGGCGGCAAGAATCCGTTCGTCGTCCTCCCCGACGCGGACGTAGAGGAGGCGGCGGTGACGGCCGCCACGGGCGGACTGTACAACGCGGGGCAGTCGTGCGACTCCGCCTCGCGCGTCATCGTCCACGAGGCGGTCAAAACGGAGTTCATGGAGCACTACCTCGCGGCGTACGACGACTGGGAGCCGAGCGACCCGCTCTCGGAGGGGGCGGCGATGGGACCGCTGGCGTTCGAGAGACACCACGACACCGTCTCGGAGTACGTCGACGTCGCCCGAGCGGAGGGTGCGACCGTTCGACGCGGCGGTGGACGACCGACGGACGGCGAACTCGACGCGGGGTGGTTCTACCGGCCGACTGTCGTCGACGACGTGACGCCGGAGATGCGCATCGCACAGGAGGAGGTGTTCGGACCCGTCCAGTTCGTCCTCACGGTCGATAGCTACGAGGAGGCCATCGAAGTCGCAAACGGCGTCGACTACGGGCTGGCGGCGGGCGTCGCGACGGGCGACCCGTCGATGGCGCACCGCGCGGCCGCCGACGTCGAAGCGGGGAGCGTCTGGGTGAACCAGTACTTCGGGACGGTTCCGGGGACGCCGTTCGGCGGCTTCAAGCAGTCCGGCGTGGGCCGCGAGTGCGCCCGACAGGCCCTCGACGAACACGTCCGGACGAAGTCCGTCAACCTCGCACTCGACGACCCGCCGTACTGA
- a CDS encoding ABC transporter ATP-binding protein, whose translation MTEYDIRLEGVTKRFDDVTAVEDVDLTVESGTFLTLLGPSGCGKTTLLRCIDGFETPTEGEVYIKDDLVTRTPPFERDTSMVFQSYALFPHMTVGENVAFGLQMKGIPGEESDDRGGMGGSLKRLIRRENSSVVDERVADMLELVELPDTQDRAIDELSGGQQQRIALARALVTEPTVLLLDEPLGALDLKLRKNMQVELKNLQEDLGITFVYVTHDQEEALTMSDEIAVMNDGEIEQLGTATEIYEEPATEFVAEFIGETNLIRGRYRETDDGAVVEREGREYVVPKTAEARGDVAFAVRPEKVRLGAEADGLDNRFEATIVDEIYKGNLGKFVVELDDGQELTVDMQIRDQGDYHQVGEAVPVGWSALNSVVLTE comes from the coding sequence ATGACCGAGTACGACATTCGACTCGAGGGCGTGACGAAACGGTTCGACGACGTCACCGCCGTCGAAGACGTCGACCTGACGGTCGAATCCGGCACGTTCCTCACGCTCCTCGGTCCGAGCGGATGCGGGAAGACGACGCTGCTTCGCTGTATCGACGGCTTCGAGACGCCGACGGAGGGCGAGGTGTACATCAAAGACGACCTGGTCACGCGCACGCCGCCTTTCGAACGGGACACCAGCATGGTGTTCCAGTCGTACGCGCTCTTTCCGCACATGACCGTCGGAGAGAACGTGGCGTTCGGGCTTCAGATGAAGGGCATCCCCGGCGAGGAGAGCGACGACCGCGGCGGAATGGGGGGCTCTCTCAAGCGACTCATCCGGCGGGAGAACTCCTCCGTGGTCGACGAACGGGTGGCCGACATGCTCGAGCTGGTCGAACTGCCCGACACGCAGGACCGAGCCATCGACGAACTCTCGGGGGGCCAACAGCAGCGTATCGCGCTCGCCAGAGCGCTCGTGACCGAACCGACCGTCCTCCTCTTGGACGAACCGTTGGGCGCGTTGGACCTGAAGCTCCGAAAGAACATGCAGGTCGAGTTGAAGAACCTGCAGGAGGACCTCGGGATAACGTTCGTCTACGTCACCCACGACCAAGAGGAGGCGCTCACGATGAGCGACGAGATAGCCGTGATGAACGACGGCGAGATAGAACAGCTCGGCACGGCGACGGAGATATACGAGGAACCGGCGACGGAGTTCGTCGCGGAGTTCATCGGCGAGACGAACCTGATACGCGGCAGATACCGCGAGACGGACGACGGCGCGGTCGTCGAACGCGAGGGCCGCGAGTACGTCGTCCCGAAGACGGCCGAGGCGCGAGGCGACGTGGCGTTCGCGGTCCGCCCCGAGAAAGTCCGCCTCGGAGCCGAGGCCGACGGCCTCGACAACCGCTTCGAGGCGACGATAGTCGACGAGATATACAAGGGCAACCTCGGCAAGTTCGTCGTCGAACTCGACGACGGGCAGGAACTCACCGTCGATATGCAGATTCGCGACCAGGGCGACTACCACCAGGTCGGCGAGGCGGTCCCGGTCGGCTGGTCGGCGTTGAACAGCGTCGTGCTCACCGAGTGA
- a CDS encoding polyamine ABC transporter substrate-binding protein produces MPQNEPRRSNRRSFLKRTGAVSVGIAGLAGCTGGGGSGDESDGGGSDGGKSTDGGSNGELEQTLNIFQWTDYWPDGFISGFEEETGVNVSVSNFASNEEMFNALKAGGTEQYDLIFPSDYMVNVMVDQEMIRPLNLDAIPNFSNLSGRFEEAPYDPGEKRYSAPYQWGTSGIAYNENMTESVDTSSWEVMWNGDYAGQMTMLDDMRETIGAALKHLGYSLNTKNEDEIREAKELLIQQKELLKTYDSANFPTNLINEQASPVHAWSGGAFQAYWETWKEGEGSPIHYSVPKEGGVVWVDTAAVTKEASHPNAAHAFINYFLDAEHGAEITNYTYYGSPNEAAKEHIADEILENESIYPSDETMSNLEFIQNLGQATTVYDSAWQEIKSA; encoded by the coding sequence ATGCCACAGAACGAACCACGACGTAGCAATCGGCGGAGTTTCCTCAAGCGAACGGGCGCAGTATCGGTCGGTATCGCGGGACTCGCCGGATGTACCGGCGGTGGCGGTTCCGGCGACGAGTCGGACGGCGGCGGCTCCGACGGTGGGAAGTCGACCGACGGCGGTTCGAACGGGGAACTGGAGCAGACTCTGAACATCTTCCAGTGGACCGACTACTGGCCGGACGGCTTCATCAGCGGGTTCGAAGAGGAGACCGGCGTCAACGTCTCCGTGTCGAACTTCGCGTCGAACGAGGAGATGTTCAACGCGCTGAAGGCCGGCGGGACGGAGCAGTACGACCTCATCTTCCCGAGCGACTACATGGTGAACGTCATGGTCGATCAAGAGATGATTCGACCGCTGAACCTCGACGCCATCCCGAACTTCTCGAACCTCTCTGGCCGATTCGAGGAGGCCCCGTACGACCCCGGCGAGAAGCGGTACTCCGCGCCGTACCAGTGGGGAACGTCGGGCATCGCTTACAACGAGAACATGACAGAGAGCGTCGACACCTCCTCGTGGGAGGTGATGTGGAACGGGGACTATGCGGGCCAGATGACGATGCTCGACGACATGCGCGAGACCATCGGCGCGGCTCTCAAACACCTCGGCTACTCGCTGAACACGAAGAACGAAGACGAGATTCGAGAGGCGAAGGAACTGCTCATCCAGCAAAAGGAGCTTCTGAAGACGTACGACTCCGCGAACTTCCCGACCAACCTCATCAACGAGCAGGCGAGCCCGGTCCACGCGTGGTCCGGCGGTGCGTTCCAAGCCTACTGGGAGACGTGGAAAGAGGGCGAGGGGTCGCCCATCCACTACTCTGTCCCGAAGGAAGGCGGCGTCGTCTGGGTTGACACCGCGGCGGTCACGAAGGAGGCCAGCCACCCCAACGCGGCGCACGCGTTCATCAACTACTTCCTCGACGCCGAACACGGCGCGGAGATTACGAACTACACCTACTACGGGAGCCCGAACGAGGCGGCAAAAGAGCACATCGCAGACGAGATTCTCGAGAACGAATCCATCTACCCGAGCGACGAGACGATGAGCAACCTCGAATTCATCCAGAACCTCGGTCAGGCGACCACCGTGTACGACTCCGCCTGGCAGGAGATAAAGAGCGCCTGA
- a CDS encoding ABC transporter permease has protein sequence MASLRRVRSKLFERGGGALALQTVLMYVFLYTPIAVLVALSFNDSRYAVVWQGFTTEWYAALLQGQTVARVDPNAAWSALSHSIEIAVVAVFLSTIFGTMLAFALDRYEFPGKRLFTGVVFMPIIIPSIVMGISLLLFFNIVGMTLGISTAVIGHVAFGISFVAVVVSSRLRSFDRTLEEAAKDLGANELETFRYVTLPVIKPGVMAGALLAFAMSFDDFVVTFFIIGNDNTLPIYFFGMVRQGISPGVNVVATLIIVSTMVLVLLAQRFQGPTW, from the coding sequence ATGGCGTCGCTTCGGCGCGTCCGGTCGAAACTGTTCGAACGAGGCGGCGGCGCCCTCGCTCTGCAGACCGTGTTGATGTACGTCTTCCTGTACACTCCCATCGCGGTGCTCGTCGCCCTCTCGTTCAACGACTCCCGCTACGCGGTCGTCTGGCAAGGATTTACGACCGAGTGGTACGCGGCGCTCCTGCAAGGGCAGACGGTGGCTCGCGTCGATCCGAACGCGGCGTGGTCCGCGCTCTCGCACTCGATAGAGATAGCCGTCGTCGCCGTCTTCTTGAGCACCATCTTCGGGACGATGCTGGCGTTCGCGCTCGACAGGTACGAGTTCCCCGGCAAGCGACTGTTCACCGGCGTCGTGTTCATGCCCATCATCATCCCGAGCATCGTGATGGGTATCTCGCTGCTTCTGTTCTTCAACATCGTCGGGATGACCCTCGGCATCTCCACCGCCGTCATCGGCCACGTGGCGTTCGGTATCAGTTTCGTCGCCGTCGTCGTCTCGTCTCGGCTCCGAAGCTTCGACAGGACGTTGGAGGAGGCGGCGAAGGACCTCGGAGCCAACGAACTGGAGACGTTCCGCTACGTCACGCTTCCCGTCATCAAACCCGGCGTGATGGCGGGCGCGCTCCTCGCGTTCGCGATGAGTTTCGACGACTTCGTGGTGACGTTCTTCATCATCGGAAACGACAACACCCTCCCCATCTACTTCTTCGGGATGGTTCGACAGGGCATCTCTCCGGGCGTGAACGTCGTCGCGACGCTCATCATCGTCTCCACGATGGTGCTCGTCCTCCTCGCACAGCGGTTCCAGGGCCCGACGTGGTGA